The Sorangiineae bacterium MSr11954 DNA segment TTCGCGCGGCAGATGGCGCCCACCGCCAAGGCGCTGGTGTTGGTCGCGCGGCGCATCGAACGGCTCGAGAGCCTCAAAGAGGAGCTGGTTCGCGCGCACCGCGAGCTCACCGTGCACGTGTGCGGCTGCGATCTCACCGATCGCGAGGCCACGCGCCGCATGCTCTCCTCCATCGAGCACGCCACCGGCGGCATCGACGTGTTGGTCAACAACGCCGGCTTCGGCGATCTCGGGGTCTTCGATCGCGCCGACTGGGACAAGACCGAGCGCATGATCACCCTCAACGTGACGGCGCTCACCTACCTCACGCACCGGCTGCTGCCGTCGATGGTCTCGCGAGGGCGCGGCGGCATCCTCAATTTGAGCTCCGGCTTCGGGCTCTCGTTCATGCCGGGCTTCGCGACCTACATCGGCACGAAGCACTACGTCACGGGCTTCACCGAGTCGCTGCGCCTCGATCTGGCCGGCACGGGTGTCACGGTCACCCAAGTGTGCCCGGGCCCCGTGCGCACGGAGTTCAACGACACCCTCGGGAACTTCACGGGGGTCGAGCCGCCGTCCTTCGTTCAAATTTCCGCGGAGGAGTGCGCGCGGGCGGCGCTTCGCGGGTTCGAGCGCGGGCGGGCGTTGGTCATTCCCGGGCTATTCATCCGCGTCATGATGGTGCTCA contains these protein-coding regions:
- a CDS encoding SDR family oxidoreductase, with protein sequence MSRVRSGERSVVLITGASSGIGLEFARQMAPTAKALVLVARRIERLESLKEELVRAHRELTVHVCGCDLTDREATRRMLSSIEHATGGIDVLVNNAGFGDLGVFDRADWDKTERMITLNVTALTYLTHRLLPSMVSRGRGGILNLSSGFGLSFMPGFATYIGTKHYVTGFTESLRLDLAGTGVTVTQVCPGPVRTEFNDTLGNFTGVEPPSFVQISAEECARAALRGFERGRALVIPGLFIRVMMVLNALSPRWLKRLLYAPIARRLRRVQVQQAKT